A part of Perca fluviatilis chromosome 15, GENO_Pfluv_1.0, whole genome shotgun sequence genomic DNA contains:
- the retsat gene encoding all-trans-retinol 13,14-reductase: MLIVIVCVALVVFILKYVLGSSGPNPFETDTREPLKKMVHNRKEKNKVLKQGFVASKVPDNLDAIIIGSGIGGLGLAVLLAKVGKKVLVLEQHDRAGGCCHTFTEKGFEFDVGIHYIGDLLEHKPFRCMLDHLTNGQLQWEPLENPFDQVVMGPPENRRRYPIYSGRTRFPEELKKCFPGEEKAIDEYLKLVKKTGRGVWLLALLKTCPVPVAKFLIYTGLVKRLSFFFKMASRSLTEVVNELTENKELRAVFTYIFGTYGNMPKDASFSMHSLLVNHYLNGAWYPKGGASEIAYHMIPIIEKAGGAVLVRAPVNRILFNDAKEAYGVSVMKGQEEIHMHAPMVISNAGIFNTYQKLLPKELQAMPSIQEQLSMMKNGEGGLSVFLGLNGTKEELALKADNYWIFSENNLDELVENYLNGKREESAKSVPFLFVASPSAKDPTWEERSPGKSTLSLVSFAKYEWFEEWKDDKVTNRAPDYKELKQTFIDSILEVVMDVFPKITRDKIEYIDAGTPITNTHYIGAPKGEIYGADHGIARFSPEFNATVRPQTPLKNLYLTGQDVFVCGFAGALAGALTCGSVILNRNLHLDAIALAKKTKLMNAKLKGE, encoded by the exons ATGTTGATCGTGATAGTTTGTGTCGCTTTGGTCgtatttatattaaaatatgtCTTGGGCAGCTCCGGGCCCAATCCCTTTGAGACAGACACTCGTGAACCGTTGAAAAAGATGGTTCACAAcaggaaagagaaaaataaagtgctgAAGCAAG GTTTTGTGGCCAGTAAAGTACCTGACAACCTGGATGCCATAATCATCGGCAGTGGGATCGGTGGCCTTGGGCTTGCGGTGCTGCTGGCTAAAGTTGGAAAGAAAGTCCTGGTTCTGGAGCAGCATGATCGGGCTGGAGGATGCTGTCACACGTTCACTGAGAAGGGCTTTGAGTTTGATGTTG GAATCCATTACATTGGTGACCTGCTAGAACATAAGCCTTTTCGCTGCATGCTGGACCATTTGACTAATGGACAGCTGCAGTGGGAACCTCTGGAGAATCCGTTCGACCAGGTAGTTATGGGACCTCCAGAAAATCGCCGCCGGTATCCCATCTACAGCGGCAGGACCCGCTTCCCCGAGGAGCTGAAGAAGTGCTTCCCTGGAGAGGAGAAGGCCATTGATGAGTACTTGAAGCTGGTCAAG AAAACCGGGCGGGGCGTTTGGCTCCTCGCTCTGCTAAAGACCTGCCCCGTCCCCGTGGCCAAGTTCCTGATCTACACCGGTCTGGTCAAACGTCTGTCCTTCTTCTTCAAAATGGCCTCCCGCAGCCTGACAGAAGTGGTGAACGAACTGACGGAGAACAAGGAACTCAGGGCCGTTTTCACATACATCTTTGGCACCTACG GTAACATGCCAAAAGATGCCAGTTTTTCTATGCACAGCTTGCTAGTCAATCACTACCTGAATGGTGCCTGGTACCCAAAAGGCGGAGCCAGTGAAATTGCCTACCACATGATCCCCATCATTGAGAAGGCTGGTGGTGCTGTTCTAGTCCGAGCTCCAGTCAACCGCATCCTGTTCAATGACGCCAAGGAAGCGTATG GTGTGAGCGTCATGAAAGGCCAAGAGGAAATTCATATGCATGCCCCTATGGTCATCTCTAATGCTGGCATCTTCAACACCTACCAGAAGCTGCTGCCCAAAGAGCTCCAGGCCATGCCAT CTATCCAGGAGCAGCTGAGTATGATGAAGAACGGTGAAGGTGGCCTGAGTGTTTTTCTGGGTCTAAATGGAACCAAGGAGGAGCTAGCCCTGAAAGCAGACAACTACTGGATCTTTTCTGAGAACAATTTGGATGAACT GGTGGAAAACTATTTGAATGGAAAGAGGGAAGAGTCTGCTAAAAGTGTACCTTTCCTGTTCGTCGCATCTCCATCGGCTAAAGATCCGACCTGGGAGGAAAGATCACCAG GGAAATCCACCTTGAGTCTGGTCAGTTTTGCCAAATACGAGTGGTTTGAGGAGTGGAAGGATGACAAAGTGACAAACCGAGCGCCTGACTACAAAGAGCTGAAACAGACGTTCATTGACTCTATTCTGGAGGTGGTTATGGATGTCTTCCCCAAGATAACCAGAGACAAG attGAGTACATTGATGCTGGCACCcccatcacaaacacacactatatCGGAGCCCCTAAAGGTGAAATCTACGGCGCCGATCATGGCATTGCCCGCTTCAGTCCTGAATTTAACGCTACAGTAAGACCTCAGACTCCGCTGAAGAACCTCTATCTCACAG gtcaggatgtgtttgtgtgtggctttGCCGGCGCTCTTGCTGGAGCTCTCACCTGTGGCTCGGTTATTCTCAACCGCAACCTCCATCTGGATGCCATCGCCTTGGCAAAGAAAACTAAATTAATGAATGCTAAATTGAAAGGGGAGTAA